Below is a genomic region from Candidatus Margulisiibacteriota bacterium.
CTGGCCGTGTTTACGGACAGGGAGATCTTCGGAGAAAAATTCGTTCAGCGCAGGTTCAAGGAGCCAAAAGAAGAGATCCCGCTGCGGGGGGCCACGGTTGACTTTAAAGAGGGGGACTTTGTTGTCCACAAGGACCACGGAATAGGGCTTTACAAAGGCATTGTATCCCAGACATTCAACGGCAGGACCTGCGACTATCTTTTTATCCAGTACCGCGGTCAGGACCGGCTTTATGTGCCGGTCGATAAGATCCAAAAAGTCCTTGCCTACAGGGCCGCCTCAGAACATGCTCCGGACCTCAACAGCCTTGGCGGGCACGAATGGCACACGGCAAAGAAGAAGGCAAAAGCCTCGGCAAAAAAGCTTACTCAGGACCTTCTGGACCTGTACAGTTCCAGGAACAGCCGTACAGGTTTTTCGTATCCTCCGGACAATGTTTGGCAGCACGAATTTGAAAGCGCCTTTCCTTTTGATGAAACACCTGACCAGGCATTGTCTATCAGAGCCGTCAAGAACGACATGGAATCCCAGAGGCCTATGGACAGGCTCCTGTGCGGGGATGTCGGCTTTGGGAAAACAGAGGTCGCTCTGCGGGCGGCCTTTAAGGCGGTCTGTTCCGGAAAGCAGGCTGCTCTGCTGGTCCCTACAACCGTTCTTGCCGAGCAGCATTTTCAGACGTTCAAGTCAAGGTTTGCCCCTTTTCCGTTCCGGGTCGAGATGCTTTCACGGTTTCGGACCAAAGAGCAGCAGAAGGCAACCGTGAGCGGCCTTGAGGAGGGGACAGTTGATGTGGTCATAGGAACGCACCGCCTTTTGTCAAAGGATGTAAAGTTCAAGGACCTTGGGCTATTAATAGTGGACGAAGAGCACAAATTCGGCGTCGGCGACAAAGAAAAATTAAAGGCCATGAAAAAAGGGATCGATTGCCTGTCCATGTCGGCCACCCCCATACCAAGGACCCTTTATATGGCGCTTTCCGATCTCTGGAACATCAGCGTTATAGAAACACCTCCCCCGGGAAGGTCTTCGATAAACACCAGCCTGCTGCCCTGGAGCCAAAAGGCGCTAAGAGATGCTGTTGTAAGAGAGATAGACAGGGGCGGCCAGGTTTTCTATATCCATAACAGAATACATTCCATCCGGTCCGAGTCCGAAAGGCTTAGAGAAGCCGTTCCAGAGGCCAGGATCGCCCTGGCCCACGGCAGGATGAAGGGGCACGAGCTTGAGCGCATAATGCTGGATTTTATCGAGAAGAAATATGATGTCCTTGTTTCTACCGCAATAGTTGAATCCGGGATAGACATTCCCAGTGTCAACACGATACTCATAAATGATCCTGCCAGGTTCGGGCTTTCTACCCTGTACCAGCTGCGCGGCAGGGCCGGCAGGTCGGATGTTAAGGCCTACTGCTATCTGTTATACTCCGACCCCTCCGGGCTCAGCGGTCCTGCTCTAGAGCGGCTTTCAGCCATCAAGTCGTTTACCGAGCTTGGAAGCGGCTATAAGATAGCCATGAGGGACCTTGAGATAAGGGGCGCCGGCGAGGTCCTTGGCGCCAGGCAGAGCGGGCATATCGCCACGGTAGGGTTTGACCTGTTCTGCGAGATGCTTAAAGAAGCCGCCGACAGGGCAAGGGGGATTAAGCCGCATAAAGAAAGGGAAGTAAAGATCGAACTCCCGGTCGACTCTTATCTGCCCGCTTTCTATGTCGAGGGCGAGAACGAGAGGATCTCTTATTACAGGAGGCTCAATACGGTTTCTTCGGATGAAGGGATAAAAGATATAAGAGAAGAGCTCCTTGACCGTTTCGGAAAGCTTCCGCGGCAGGCCGAAAACCTCTTTGAAATGATGGGGGTCAGAATTACCGCCCTTAAAAAAGAGGTACGCTCGGTAACCTATAAGAACGGTTCGCTTGTCATAGAGAGGGCATCATCAAAAGACATTATCAGAGTGGAAAATGAAGGCGAAGCCGCTATCATCCGTCTGGCAGAAAAAAGCCTCTAATTAACTGCAAATTTGCCGGGAGTATCAGGCGACCTCAGAGAGTTTTCTTGCCACTTCGACATTAAGAAGCGGTCCGACCAGCATTACCGGTTTAATTGTGAAGCAGGTGTGTTTTCCGTTGACAGAAATGTTGTGCCCGCGGGCTTTCCAGAAATCATCAAGCGCGGAACTCAGCTGTGCTCTGTCTTCCGGGGAATCATCGTACGCTTTTGTGCTATTCAGATACGGACGGCCGTCCCGGTTTTTAAGGTCCTTAAGCCGATCCCAGGCCTGTGCCGGAGTAATGTCCGGGGCTGAGCAAGAATTATTCTGAGCAGGCCTGCTGACAAAGGTTCTGTGCCCTTCAGGGGCCGGGCTTATGGGTGAATTTTGTCTTGCATAGACCTGTTCGGGGCCTTTATTGGGGCTTTCGGCGGACCTAACGATGGAGTCAAAAACTTCTTTTGACAATTGGATCCGGCCGTTCTCCATCTGGACGGGGCCGCCGCTCTTTCTTAAATTGATAATTCCCATAGCGATCCTGGCAAGGGTTGCAGGGTCTTTTTTTAGATCAGCAGTGTTCAGCACCTCGCCGCCGACATTGACAAGC
It encodes:
- the mfd gene encoding transcription-repair coupling factor, with the translated sequence MLTDLFEVSRLVKSRIDPAQILNAGRVSGLFSGAKAVFMAVLSESFKKTLILAPTGQEAEKLFGDLKYFLDEKNCGLFLLDLKEAESRLPALKALSGSGKTVVVSSIGASKAVTFSPGQLDRSKIVLKEGMSLRIERLIEDLIRSGFVRQSMVEASGELAVRGGIVDIFPVIQAPVRIEYDGDKIASIRHFEALTQRSTQKIEQTEILPAKETGTSSIFDYFSKGDAVFIDEPQAFKKEDLGRIKSAQVIFNALPRQDGFIMEAQTPQNYALRSEDLISDLKKQSGRVYIVTGQDERLAELLDESGVQDPEVKLVRGQLSQGFMLPDLGLAVFTDREIFGEKFVQRRFKEPKEEIPLRGATVDFKEGDFVVHKDHGIGLYKGIVSQTFNGRTCDYLFIQYRGQDRLYVPVDKIQKVLAYRAASEHAPDLNSLGGHEWHTAKKKAKASAKKLTQDLLDLYSSRNSRTGFSYPPDNVWQHEFESAFPFDETPDQALSIRAVKNDMESQRPMDRLLCGDVGFGKTEVALRAAFKAVCSGKQAALLVPTTVLAEQHFQTFKSRFAPFPFRVEMLSRFRTKEQQKATVSGLEEGTVDVVIGTHRLLSKDVKFKDLGLLIVDEEHKFGVGDKEKLKAMKKGIDCLSMSATPIPRTLYMALSDLWNISVIETPPPGRSSINTSLLPWSQKALRDAVVREIDRGGQVFYIHNRIHSIRSESERLREAVPEARIALAHGRMKGHELERIMLDFIEKKYDVLVSTAIVESGIDIPSVNTILINDPARFGLSTLYQLRGRAGRSDVKAYCYLLYSDPSGLSGPALERLSAIKSFTELGSGYKIAMRDLEIRGAGEVLGARQSGHIATVGFDLFCEMLKEAADRARGIKPHKEREVKIELPVDSYLPAFYVEGENERISYYRRLNTVSSDEGIKDIREELLDRFGKLPRQAENLFEMMGVRITALKKEVRSVTYKNGSLVIERASSKDIIRVENEGEAAIIRLAEKSL